One Pleurocapsa sp. PCC 7327 DNA segment encodes these proteins:
- the hypE gene encoding hydrogenase expression/formation protein HypE: MTHNPTNPTHHPLFQKVERVRRRRAKVRDTNITLAHGSGGKAMRDLIDDIFVGSFDNPLLAELEDQARIGLAELLAAGDRLAFTTDSYVVDPIFFPGGDIGSLAVHGTVNDLAVSGAKPFYLSCSMILEEGLPVDALRQVARSMKAAADAAGVKIVTGDTKVVHRGSADKIFINTTGIGVIRPEVSISARNLQPGDKIIVNGYLGDHGAAILIARGELALSSAIESDSQPLNSLVDAILDVCPEVRAMRDATRGGLATVLNEFALSSEVGIRLYESSMPVREEVQGICELLGLDPLYLANEGKLAVVVPGDRAQTILAAMRAHPAAGKASIIGEVIDSPPGVVLMQTLFGTERIVDMLVGDQLPRIC; the protein is encoded by the coding sequence ATGACTCATAATCCAACTAACCCGACTCATCATCCCCTTTTCCAAAAAGTCGAACGGGTTCGTCGCCGTCGCGCCAAGGTACGGGATACTAACATTACCCTCGCTCACGGTAGCGGCGGTAAAGCAATGCGCGACTTAATTGACGATATTTTTGTCGGTAGCTTTGATAATCCCCTACTGGCAGAACTAGAAGACCAAGCTAGGATCGGTTTAGCAGAGTTACTCGCTGCTGGCGATCGCTTGGCTTTCACGACCGATTCCTACGTCGTCGATCCGATTTTTTTCCCAGGCGGCGATATTGGTTCCTTAGCCGTACACGGCACGGTAAACGATCTCGCCGTCAGCGGCGCAAAACCTTTCTACCTTTCCTGTAGTATGATTCTCGAAGAAGGATTGCCCGTAGACGCGCTGCGTCAAGTAGCTAGAAGTATGAAAGCGGCGGCTGATGCGGCTGGCGTAAAAATCGTCACGGGCGACACGAAAGTCGTTCATCGAGGTTCGGCTGACAAAATTTTTATTAATACGACAGGAATTGGCGTAATTCGCCCTGAAGTTTCCATTTCTGCTCGCAACCTCCAGCCGGGAGACAAAATTATCGTCAATGGCTATCTCGGCGATCATGGGGCAGCTATTTTAATTGCCCGCGGCGAACTTGCCCTCTCTAGCGCGATCGAAAGTGATTCTCAGCCACTCAATAGCTTAGTCGATGCCATTCTCGATGTTTGCCCAGAGGTTCGGGCAATGCGAGATGCCACGCGCGGCGGACTGGCAACGGTACTCAATGAATTTGCCCTCAGTTCTGAAGTAGGAATACGCCTGTATGAGTCTTCAATGCCTGTGCGGGAAGAGGTTCAAGGCATTTGCGAACTATTGGGACTCGACCCCCTATACCTAGCCAATGAAGGCAAGTTGGCGGTAGTTGTTCCTGGCGATCGCGCCCAAACCATTCTAGCTGCTATGAGGGCACATCCTGCCGCAGGAAAGGCAAGTATTATCGGAGAGGTTATCGATTCGCCGCCGGGAGTGGTGCTGATGCAAACTTTATTTGGCACCGAACGCATCGTAGATATGTTGGTTGGCGATCAACTTCCAAGAATTTGTTAG
- a CDS encoding efflux RND transporter permease subunit yields MKQSSRKLSLRERLNISRLAIQFPRITIAFWIAVSVAGIFAFSSLKYALFPDITFPVVIVTAQAPIETTLDTENQLTKPIEKPLQSLERLDELSSSTYPGQTVVKVLFVPGTKLESATEKVKEALTQVSLPPKTTFEVVPIDLNESSAISYAIKGENKSLSQLVQIAKAQIVPQIKQLPGVLKVNLLGDIRSNSPTRVRFNGQDAIALQIIKRSQANTLDVVTQVEQAVQQLQAKFSDLQLVLAETQADYIREATQATIDALIGAIVLAILVIFPFLRNFKATLITALAIPISLLGTFIVMAIAGFNLETMTLLALALVIGIVVDDAIVDVENIARHVEKGENSREAAIKGTGEIGLAVTASTLTIAAVFVPVALMRNAVGEFFKPFGLTVSAAVVFSLLVARTLSPVLAVYWLKPRNNRNESLQRLEARNNSQGAISNAIANNYYRNLLGWSLHNRKIVVAIAILSFASGIALIPLIPKGFIPKLDRGEFNIAYTAPLPKLAGQFQSGTPNTNPKSAERSRRTPLEVNSSTTATKTQNPKSNNGAFAWMENLAKSPERLLLRKTIKVGQQLEEVVLTFSEVESVFTTAGLRGDPTKGKLYIRLKRDPRSRSVPEGFSASAENRQLTTAEVQAKIRAALPTLKGVSASVEDIPFVQTEAEKPIQIAILGKNLNLLRKTAQQLETRVEKLPGLVDVALSGQEKQGENALEVERLNGQRVVYLSANLAQQQGLEDAAWQIEQIAQSIFPKGITLKRWGSSAHSSDVLSSFGSTMTLSIFLMLSVLLLLFGRLLEPIAVGLSLPLSIVGAMLGLLATQSDFGVISLLGLIFLLGLLDKNALLLMDYTNQLRESGLSREEALVETGAVRLRPIIMTTASTILGMLPIALGWGAGAELRQPMAVVIIGGLITSSLLSLIVVPVLYTLLEDGWTKMFGKR; encoded by the coding sequence ATGAAACAGTCTTCGCGCAAGCTTTCTTTGAGAGAACGACTGAATATTTCGCGTCTTGCTATTCAATTTCCTCGAATAACAATCGCTTTTTGGATTGCCGTAAGTGTGGCAGGAATTTTTGCCTTTAGTTCTCTCAAATATGCCTTGTTTCCCGATATTACTTTTCCTGTAGTAATCGTCACCGCGCAAGCACCGATAGAAACAACGCTAGATACAGAAAACCAACTCACCAAACCAATCGAAAAACCGCTTCAATCTCTAGAAAGACTTGACGAACTTTCCTCTTCTACCTATCCCGGACAAACGGTTGTCAAGGTTTTATTCGTGCCAGGAACCAAGCTAGAATCTGCCACGGAAAAAGTTAAGGAAGCTTTAACGCAAGTTTCCCTACCGCCAAAAACAACCTTTGAAGTAGTTCCCATCGATCTCAACGAGTCGTCTGCAATTAGCTACGCTATCAAAGGCGAAAATAAAAGCCTCAGCCAATTAGTTCAAATTGCTAAGGCACAGATTGTCCCGCAGATAAAGCAATTGCCGGGAGTTCTCAAGGTTAATCTATTGGGAGATATTAGATCTAACTCGCCGACGCGGGTGCGTTTTAACGGGCAAGATGCGATCGCTCTCCAGATTATCAAGCGCAGTCAAGCAAATACCTTAGATGTCGTCACTCAGGTCGAGCAAGCCGTTCAACAATTACAAGCCAAATTTTCTGATCTACAGCTAGTTTTAGCAGAAACGCAAGCCGATTACATCCGCGAAGCTACCCAAGCAACGATTGATGCGCTTATCGGCGCGATCGTTTTGGCTATCTTAGTCATTTTTCCGTTTTTGCGCAATTTCAAAGCGACCCTGATTACTGCTCTCGCCATTCCCATATCGCTGCTGGGAACTTTTATCGTGATGGCGATCGCGGGGTTTAATTTAGAAACCATGACTTTACTTGCTCTGGCATTGGTAATTGGGATAGTTGTAGACGACGCGATCGTCGATGTCGAAAATATCGCTCGCCACGTCGAGAAAGGAGAGAATTCAAGAGAGGCTGCCATCAAGGGAACCGGTGAGATCGGTTTGGCAGTGACGGCGTCAACCTTAACCATTGCCGCGGTATTTGTGCCAGTAGCGTTGATGCGAAATGCCGTCGGCGAGTTTTTTAAGCCCTTCGGACTGACTGTTTCTGCCGCCGTTGTGTTCTCCTTGTTGGTTGCTCGAACTTTATCGCCCGTCTTGGCAGTTTACTGGCTTAAACCCAGAAACAATCGCAATGAATCTTTACAAAGACTGGAAGCGAGGAATAATTCCCAAGGCGCGATTTCTAACGCGATCGCCAATAATTATTACCGGAATTTACTTGGTTGGTCGCTGCACAATCGTAAAATTGTAGTCGCAATAGCAATCTTGAGCTTTGCCTCAGGAATTGCCCTCATTCCCCTCATTCCCAAAGGTTTTATCCCCAAACTCGATCGCGGCGAATTTAACATCGCCTACACTGCTCCCCTACCCAAGCTAGCAGGACAATTTCAGTCAGGAACCCCTAATACCAATCCAAAATCTGCGGAACGCAGTCGCCGCACCCCGCTGGAAGTCAATTCCAGCACAACGGCGACCAAAACCCAAAATCCAAAATCGAATAATGGTGCATTCGCTTGGATGGAAAATTTAGCCAAATCTCCGGAAAGACTTTTACTTAGAAAAACTATTAAGGTAGGTCAGCAACTCGAAGAAGTCGTCTTGACTTTTTCTGAAGTGGAGTCGGTCTTTACCACAGCTGGGTTGCGAGGAGATCCAACTAAAGGCAAACTCTATATTCGGCTCAAACGCGATCCGCGTTCGCGTAGCGTCCCGGAGGGATTCAGCGCTTCCGCAGAAAATCGCCAACTGACGACCGCCGAAGTCCAAGCCAAAATTCGCGCTGCTCTACCAACTCTCAAAGGTGTTAGCGCCAGCGTTGAAGATATTCCCTTCGTGCAAACCGAAGCCGAAAAACCAATTCAGATCGCTATCTTGGGCAAGAACCTCAATCTTTTGCGTAAAACTGCCCAACAGCTTGAAACTCGCGTCGAGAAATTGCCGGGTTTGGTCGATGTAGCGCTTTCTGGACAAGAAAAACAAGGAGAAAACGCCTTAGAAGTCGAGCGCCTCAACGGTCAGCGAGTCGTCTATCTCAGCGCTAACCTCGCCCAACAACAAGGCTTAGAGGATGCTGCTTGGCAAATCGAACAAATCGCTCAATCCATATTTCCAAAAGGCATTACCCTAAAGCGATGGGGTAGTTCCGCTCACAGTAGCGACGTGTTGAGTAGTTTTGGCTCGACGATGACTTTATCGATTTTTCTGATGTTATCAGTTCTGCTATTGCTTTTCGGCAGATTGCTCGAACCAATCGCAGTCGGTTTGTCTTTACCTTTGTCGATTGTGGGAGCTATGTTAGGGCTTCTGGCGACTCAGAGCGACTTTGGAGTCATTTCGCTACTTGGTTTGATTTTTTTATTGGGGTTGCTCGACAAAAATGCCTTACTTTTGATGGATTATACCAATCAACTGCGCGAATCTGGTTTGAGTCGAGAAGAGGCACTCGTAGAAACTGGAGCCGTTCGCCTGCGACCAATTATTATGACGACCGCCTCGACGATTTTAGGAATGCTGCCGATCGCATTGGGATGGGGAGCCGGAGCCGAGTTGCGCCAGCCAATGGCAGTGGTCATTATTGGGGGATTGATAACTTCTTCTTTGCTCAGTTTGATTGTCGTGCCCGTACTTTATACGCTCCTAGAGGATGGGTGGACGAAAATGTTTGGAAAAAGGTAA
- a CDS encoding PEP-CTERM sorting domain-containing protein (PEP-CTERM proteins occur, often in large numbers, in the proteomes of bacteria that also encode an exosortase, a predicted intramembrane cysteine proteinase. The presence of a PEP-CTERM domain at a protein's C-terminus predicts cleavage within the sorting domain, followed by covalent anchoring to some some component of the (usually Gram-negative) cell surface. Many PEP-CTERM proteins exhibit an unusual sequence composition that includes large numbers of potential glycosylation sites. Expression of one such protein has been shown restore the ability of a bacterium to form floc, a type of biofilm.): MKKISLMMSVVVGTTVANLALESQSVYGANLRNGGTNESAFILNNSITKIGEVEGQAGGVGKEIFFGFNGASTGTPQSSIDLQWIDEKIYNWTLTWDSTNNKAELAIAESSGIIGTLNYTFASNVLDRFNAFGLITRADNPSSKVESRTTIELAINQVAFSDDTRRRLNRSVKSTSGTKRFDKQFFILSPRDRQNGVEITSMSGTFAMNWNAINPQRQNAGSRVAFEIKMFDPPVSNSNGASIVSEAAKTPEPSSMLGLLVLGALSTTATMKRKSQ, from the coding sequence ATGAAAAAAATATCTCTGATGATGTCTGTGGTAGTGGGAACCACAGTAGCAAATTTGGCTCTAGAATCTCAATCGGTTTATGGTGCCAACTTGAGAAATGGGGGAACTAACGAATCTGCCTTTATCCTCAACAACAGCATTACCAAAATCGGGGAAGTCGAAGGTCAAGCTGGTGGAGTCGGTAAAGAAATTTTCTTTGGTTTTAATGGTGCCAGTACGGGCACACCACAAAGCAGTATCGATCTTCAATGGATAGATGAGAAAATCTATAATTGGACGTTGACTTGGGATTCAACCAATAATAAAGCAGAATTAGCGATCGCAGAGAGTTCGGGAATAATTGGGACGCTCAACTATACGTTTGCCTCTAACGTCCTCGATCGATTCAATGCCTTTGGCTTGATTACTAGAGCCGACAATCCTAGCTCTAAAGTAGAATCTAGAACCACTATAGAACTAGCTATCAATCAAGTCGCCTTTAGCGATGATACTCGCAGAAGGCTAAATCGGTCTGTTAAATCTACTTCTGGAACCAAGCGATTTGATAAACAATTTTTTATCCTCTCTCCTAGAGATCGACAAAATGGAGTAGAAATTACTTCTATGTCAGGCACTTTTGCTATGAATTGGAACGCCATTAATCCTCAGAGGCAAAATGCTGGTTCTCGCGTAGCCTTTGAAATTAAAATGTTCGATCCCCCAGTTTCTAATTCCAATGGCGCTTCTATTGTTTCCGAAGCAGCTAAAACCCCTGAACCATCTTCAATGCTTGGTCTACTGGTTCTAGGAGCTTTAAGTACTACCGCTACAATGAAACGTAAAAGCCAATAA
- the hpnA gene encoding hopanoid-associated sugar epimerase — protein sequence MTIRAFVTGGTGFIGANLIRLLLEKGCSVRALVRPNSNSNNLQGLELEIVRGDLNDPDLYRQMRGCQVLFHVAARYSLWQADREKLYESNVLGTRNVLAAARMAKIERTVYTSSVAAIGVGRVGEAVDETHQSPVEQLVGHYKKSKYFAEQEAVKAARMGQDVVIVNPSAPIGPWDIKPTPTGDIILRFLRRQMPAYVNTGLNFIDVRDVARGHWLALEKGVRGDRYILGHQNLSLKELLEQLATITGLDAPQNIIPLWLPLTVAWVEERVLAPLGKSPSVPLDGVRMSKQPMYYDASKAVRELNLPQSPIDRALKEAVEWFVSRRYL from the coding sequence ATGACGATACGCGCTTTTGTGACAGGAGGAACGGGATTTATCGGGGCTAACCTCATCCGGTTGCTTCTGGAAAAGGGATGCTCGGTACGAGCGCTCGTGCGTCCCAACAGTAACTCGAACAATTTGCAAGGTTTAGAGCTAGAAATTGTCCGAGGAGATCTCAACGACCCAGATTTATATAGACAGATGCGGGGTTGTCAGGTACTTTTTCACGTCGCCGCCCGTTACTCTCTCTGGCAAGCAGATCGAGAAAAGCTATATGAATCAAACGTGTTAGGAACCCGCAACGTCCTAGCAGCAGCGAGAATGGCGAAGATAGAGCGTACCGTTTACACCAGTTCTGTAGCTGCAATTGGGGTTGGCAGAGTGGGGGAAGCCGTCGATGAAACCCATCAAAGTCCAGTCGAACAATTAGTCGGTCACTACAAAAAATCCAAGTATTTTGCCGAGCAAGAAGCCGTCAAAGCCGCTCGAATGGGTCAAGATGTGGTCATCGTCAATCCTTCTGCTCCTATCGGTCCTTGGGATATTAAACCGACACCGACAGGAGATATCATTCTGCGTTTTTTGCGTCGGCAAATGCCTGCATACGTCAATACGGGTTTGAACTTTATCGACGTGCGGGATGTCGCGCGGGGACATTGGTTAGCTTTGGAGAAAGGAGTAAGGGGCGATCGCTATATTTTAGGTCATCAAAATCTTTCCCTCAAAGAATTATTAGAGCAATTAGCAACCATTACGGGTTTAGATGCGCCTCAGAATATCATTCCGCTTTGGTTGCCCTTAACGGTTGCTTGGGTTGAAGAACGAGTCCTCGCTCCTTTGGGCAAATCTCCTTCCGTTCCCCTCGATGGCGTTCGCATGTCCAAACAGCCGATGTATTACGATGCCTCAAAAGCCGTCAGAGAATTAAATCTCCCTCAATCTCCAATCGATCGCGCCCTTAAAGAAGCAGTAGAGTGGTTTGTTAGTCGGAGATATTTATAG
- the psbD gene encoding photosystem II D2 protein (photosystem q(a) protein), whose protein sequence is MTIAMGRAQAQRGWFDVLDDWLKRDRFVFIGWSGLLLFPCAYLALGGWLTGTTFVTSWYTHGLASSYLEGCNFLTVAVSTPADAFGHSLLFLWGPEAQGNFTRWCQIGGLWPFVALHGAFGLIGFMLRQFEIARLVGIRPYNAIAFSAPIAVFVSVFLMYPLGQSSWFFAPSFGVAGIFRFILFVQGFHNFTLNPFHMMGVAGVLGGALLCAIHGATVENTLFQDSDQANTFRAFQPTQAEETYSMVTANRFWSQIFGIAFSNKRWLHFFMLFVPVTGLWMASIGIIGIALNLRAYDFVSQELRAAEDPEFETFYTKNILLNEGLRAWMAPQDQPHENFVFPEEVLPRGNAL, encoded by the coding sequence ATGACCATAGCAATGGGACGCGCGCAAGCACAGAGAGGATGGTTTGACGTCCTCGACGACTGGCTAAAGCGCGATCGCTTCGTCTTCATCGGCTGGTCCGGCTTACTGCTATTCCCCTGCGCCTACCTGGCACTAGGAGGATGGCTGACCGGAACCACCTTCGTCACATCTTGGTACACCCACGGACTAGCCAGCTCCTACCTAGAGGGCTGCAACTTCCTGACGGTAGCCGTATCGACTCCCGCCGATGCCTTTGGGCACTCCCTATTATTCTTGTGGGGACCAGAAGCGCAAGGCAACTTCACCCGTTGGTGTCAAATCGGGGGCTTGTGGCCCTTTGTCGCCTTGCACGGAGCCTTTGGCTTAATCGGCTTCATGTTGCGGCAATTTGAAATTGCCCGCTTAGTGGGAATCCGTCCCTACAACGCCATTGCCTTCAGCGCGCCGATAGCGGTGTTCGTGTCGGTTTTCTTAATGTATCCCCTCGGACAAAGTAGCTGGTTCTTTGCCCCCAGCTTTGGGGTAGCGGGAATCTTCCGCTTTATCTTATTTGTCCAAGGATTCCACAACTTCACCCTCAACCCGTTCCACATGATGGGAGTAGCCGGAGTATTAGGAGGAGCCTTACTGTGCGCCATTCACGGAGCCACAGTCGAGAACACCCTCTTCCAAGACTCAGACCAAGCCAATACCTTCAGAGCCTTCCAGCCAACCCAGGCAGAAGAAACCTACTCGATGGTAACGGCGAACCGATTCTGGTCGCAGATTTTCGGGATTGCCTTCTCCAACAAGCGCTGGCTGCACTTCTTCATGTTGTTCGTGCCAGTGACGGGATTGTGGATGGCCAGCATTGGCATCATAGGCATCGCCCTCAACCTGCGCGCCTATGATTTCGTCTCCCAAGAATTGCGGGCGGCTGAAGACCCGGAATTCGAGACCTTCTACACCAAGAATATCTTGTTGAACGAGGGACTGCGGGCATGGATGGCTCCGCAGGATCAGCCTCACGAGAATTTTGTCTTCCCTGAGGAGGTATTACCTCGCGGTAACGCTCTCTAA
- a CDS encoding energy-coupling factor ABC transporter ATP-binding protein gives MTNNQPAIRVRDLNFGWHPNAPVLQSCSLEVPKGEFWMLLGTNGSGKSTLLRLLAGILTPQSGEIEIVQPVGFVFQNPDHQLVMPTVGADVAFGLVKEKLSPIEVRSRVKEALAAVNLLDLERRPIYALSGGQKQRIAIAGEIARHCAVLLLDEPTALLDADTQLELVAQVQRLVKNRGLTALWVTHRLDELDYCDGAFLLEDGKVVASGGAVHLKQRLLQSKERDS, from the coding sequence ATGACCAATAATCAACCTGCCATTCGAGTTAGAGACTTAAATTTTGGCTGGCATCCAAACGCCCCTGTACTGCAATCCTGTTCTCTAGAGGTTCCAAAAGGAGAATTTTGGATGTTGTTGGGAACGAATGGAAGCGGCAAATCTACGCTGTTGAGGCTTTTGGCAGGAATATTAACTCCTCAAAGTGGAGAAATTGAGATCGTTCAACCCGTAGGGTTTGTTTTTCAAAATCCCGACCATCAGTTAGTCATGCCTACTGTAGGGGCGGATGTAGCGTTTGGGTTGGTGAAAGAGAAGCTTTCGCCGATTGAGGTTCGCTCCAGAGTCAAAGAAGCGCTGGCAGCGGTTAATTTGCTCGATTTGGAACGGCGACCGATTTATGCCCTCAGCGGCGGACAAAAACAGCGAATTGCCATTGCGGGCGAAATTGCTCGTCATTGCGCGGTGCTTCTGCTCGACGAGCCAACTGCTCTACTGGATGCGGACACTCAATTAGAATTGGTAGCGCAGGTACAGCGCCTCGTTAAAAATAGAGGATTGACGGCTTTATGGGTAACTCATCGCTTGGATGAATTAGATTATTGCGACGGCGCTTTTCTGCTAGAGGATGGGAAAGTGGTCGCTAGCGGAGGAGCCGTACATCTCAAGCAGAGACTTTTGCAATCTAAGGAGCGAGACTCCTAA
- a CDS encoding NYN domain-containing protein, which yields MAATSGALLLVDGYNIIGAWSYLKRTRERDGLEAARRELVEALVNYTAHEGWLTKIVFDSHYQKTPGSQEDYTPSLSVYYTAFAQTADTYIEKVCASFKHQDSSSISRLIVATSDRAQRLTAIGYGAEWMSAQRLASEVELVSCRIRAKHRPKKQTQGRFLFNCLDPQAQQRLSQWRRGIY from the coding sequence ATGGCTGCTACTTCTGGTGCCCTATTACTCGTTGATGGCTATAATATCATCGGCGCTTGGTCTTATCTTAAAAGAACTCGCGAGCGCGATGGTTTGGAAGCAGCACGTCGAGAATTAGTAGAAGCGCTCGTTAATTACACGGCTCATGAGGGATGGTTGACGAAAATCGTTTTCGATTCCCACTATCAGAAAACGCCGGGTTCTCAAGAAGACTACACGCCCTCTCTGTCGGTTTACTATACTGCTTTTGCACAAACGGCAGATACCTATATAGAAAAAGTTTGTGCCTCCTTTAAGCATCAGGATTCATCCTCAATTTCTAGGTTAATCGTTGCCACTTCAGACCGGGCACAACGCCTGACAGCAATTGGCTACGGCGCGGAATGGATGTCAGCGCAACGTCTGGCTAGTGAAGTAGAGCTAGTATCTTGTCGGATTAGAGCCAAACATCGACCCAAAAAGCAAACCCAGGGTCGTTTTTTATTCAATTGCCTCGATCCTCAAGCCCAACAACGCTTATCGCAATGGCGACGAGGCATTTATTAA
- a CDS encoding ABC transporter ATP-binding protein — translation MATSRLKRLGIYLRPHWRLMLLGILALLIVNALGVYIPLLIRDSIDDLRKAFGFEPIWRFVWQILILASVMWCIRMVSRVTIFGVGRQVEFELKQGIFQHLLSLEPTYFSVNTSGDLMNRATSDVDNIRRLVGFAILSLINTIFAYGLRLPAMLAIDVPLTLEAIAVYPFMLLAVQLFSRRLQEQQRDVQERLSDLSELIQEDTSGMALIKIYAQEENERRAFRQKNQQLLTANLKLAQTRNVLFPLVEALSYVSFLILLAFGTREIARGVITVGDFVALLILVEQLVFPTALLGFTITAYQRGEVSIDRIEAIFQAQPKIRDTSESISLPLERVRGAIAARQLSYTYPGSLQPALKNLNLTIQASETIAIVGPIGCGKSTLANAIPRLLDISPGQLFLDGWDITQIKLSDLRRAISYVPQDSFLFSTTIKDNICYGDPLKELSDVERAAKIAQIHNEILNFPQQYETIVGERGITLSGGQRQRTALARALLIDAPVLILDDALSSVDNQTATQILQNLSSTQEKTVIFISHQLSAAAQADRIVVMDKGEIVQIGTHAELLAESGLYLSLWQQHQLEEILE, via the coding sequence ATGGCAACTTCGCGGTTAAAACGACTGGGAATATACTTGCGTCCCCACTGGCGCTTGATGTTATTGGGCATTTTGGCTTTATTAATTGTCAATGCCCTGGGAGTCTACATTCCTCTACTCATTCGAGACAGCATTGATGACTTGCGCAAGGCGTTTGGCTTCGAGCCGATCTGGCGTTTTGTCTGGCAGATTCTGATTCTCGCCTCGGTGATGTGGTGCATTCGCATGGTATCTCGCGTTACGATCTTTGGCGTGGGTCGCCAAGTAGAATTTGAACTCAAGCAAGGCATTTTTCAACATCTCCTCTCTCTCGAACCCACTTATTTTTCTGTCAATACATCGGGAGATTTGATGAATCGAGCCACTAGCGATGTCGATAACATTCGTCGCTTAGTGGGGTTTGCCATTTTGAGCTTAATCAACACTATCTTTGCCTATGGCTTAAGACTGCCAGCCATGCTCGCCATCGACGTTCCTTTAACGTTAGAGGCGATCGCGGTTTATCCGTTTATGCTGCTGGCAGTACAATTATTCAGCAGGCGGTTGCAGGAACAACAGCGAGACGTTCAAGAAAGACTCTCTGACCTCAGCGAGTTAATCCAAGAAGATACTAGCGGTATGGCATTGATTAAAATCTATGCCCAAGAGGAAAACGAACGCCGTGCTTTTCGCCAAAAAAATCAGCAATTATTGACGGCAAATCTTAAGCTTGCCCAAACTCGCAACGTCCTTTTTCCTCTAGTAGAAGCCCTGTCTTACGTCAGTTTTTTAATTTTGCTCGCCTTTGGAACTAGAGAAATTGCTCGTGGGGTTATCACTGTTGGCGATTTTGTGGCTCTCCTGATTTTAGTCGAACAGTTAGTCTTTCCCACGGCACTGTTGGGCTTTACTATTACTGCCTATCAGCGAGGGGAAGTTAGCATCGATCGCATAGAAGCCATTTTTCAAGCGCAGCCAAAGATTCGAGATACGTCCGAGAGTATTTCTTTGCCGCTAGAACGAGTTCGAGGCGCGATCGCGGCGCGTCAACTCAGCTATACTTATCCGGGATCGCTCCAGCCTGCCTTGAAAAATCTCAATCTTACCATCCAAGCAAGCGAAACGATCGCGATCGTCGGACCGATTGGCTGCGGCAAATCCACTCTGGCAAATGCTATCCCCCGCTTGCTCGATATCTCGCCGGGACAGTTATTCTTAGATGGCTGGGATATCACTCAGATTAAATTATCGGACTTACGACGGGCGATCTCTTACGTTCCCCAAGATAGTTTTCTCTTCAGCACCACCATCAAAGATAACATCTGCTACGGCGATCCGCTCAAGGAGCTATCCGATGTCGAACGCGCCGCCAAAATCGCACAAATTCACAATGAAATTCTTAATTTTCCGCAACAATACGAAACTATCGTCGGAGAGCGCGGAATTACTCTCTCAGGCGGCCAGCGCCAACGCACTGCACTAGCTAGGGCATTATTAATCGATGCGCCCGTATTAATTTTGGACGATGCCCTCTCTAGCGTGGACAATCAGACAGCCACTCAGATTTTACAGAACCTGTCTTCGACTCAAGAAAAAACCGTCATTTTTATCTCCCATCAGCTATCAGCAGCGGCACAAGCTGACAGAATCGTTGTCATGGATAAAGGAGAAATCGTTCAAATCGGAACCCATGCCGAATTGTTAGCAGAATCGGGACTATATCTGTCTCTGTGGCAGCAGCATCAATTGGAAGAAATCTTAGAATAA